In Erigeron canadensis isolate Cc75 chromosome 8, C_canadensis_v1, whole genome shotgun sequence, the DNA window TGTTCTTTAATCTTAACTCAAACACACAAATATAGCTAAAGAAGGGGGATTCTTGGTTGTCCTACAACCAAAATATTGTTGGGTTTTAATCTTACTATGATGAACAAAATCACAGGTAATATATGAATATACTTTCTATTAGATCGTAACTTGCAATATTTGTTCATACGAAATTTACAGACGCTTgaccatatatatagatatcgaAAAGACACCATGAAACAGTGTGTTGTTTCATGAAACGGTGCCTATTCTAATAACCGACTCCAACTGACAATAACCGACTCTAATGGACACCCTTTGATGTATCGGTGTGTCCCTTCCTTTTGGTTGTGTCCCTTGCCAAGAGTCAcacccttttatttatttacataataCACACTATATATTCCAACTTGACACATTTAAACCAAAGATTTGGTTTAACGTTCAATACTCCCCCTTAAACTAAACTTTGGTTTAAGACGGGTCTTCAATCTTGCTTGGATTTTGCTTTTTACAGCAAGGCTGAATCTTCATCGGAGTGATAAACGAGGTGTGATACTTCATTCTTGTCTTTCTCCTTCCATTTGATACATTCATAAGCAAGGTGACCAAATTCACCACAATTATAGCATCTCATTTTATTCTTGTCTTGTTCTCCTTGCTTCGTATCTCTTCCTCGTCCCTTTCCTACTTTGTTAAAGTTTCTCCTTCTTCCTTGATTGCTTGAACTTGCCATCAAAAGTTTGTCTTGATAATTTTCCTCATGTTCATCTTGACTTTTGAGTCGTTCTTCAAAAGCAATTAGTCTTCCAACGGCTTCTTCAAACAACATTTTGTCTAAATCTTGACATTGTTCGATAGACGTCACGATAGGTAGAAACTTCTTCGGAACAGAGTTAAGTAGTTTCCTTACGAGCACCTTATCTTTCAAAGTTTCACCAAGGCCTTTAAACTTGGCTTTTATACTACTTAACTTTCCTCCATAGTCGCTTACTTTTTCATTTGCCTTCATCCTTAGCATCTCTAGTTCACTCCTCAAGGTTTGCAGTCGTGCCTTTTGAACTAGATCCGCATCCAGATACTTGACTTTGATCgaatcccatacttcctttgcaCTTTCGTATTGCG includes these proteins:
- the LOC122611004 gene encoding uncharacterized protein LOC122611004; translated protein: MMESILKARGLFEIISTEDNVDEKKENITTAMVFQTLPQDVLMQVAQYESAKEVWDSIKVKYLDADLVQKARLQTLRSELEMLRMKANEKVSDYGGKLSSIKAKFKGLGETLKDKVLVRKLLNSVPKKFLPIVTSIEQCQDLDKMLFEEAVGRLIAFEERLKSQDEHEENYQDKLLMASSSNQGRRRNFNKVGKGRGRDTKQGEQDKNKMRCYNCGEFGHLAYECIKWKEKDKNEVSHLVYHSDEDSALL